In the genome of Anaerolineales bacterium, the window CGCGAAGATCCACGGATGGCGGCGGGCCAGCGACTTCTGCCTTCCAGGAAGCAAACGCACGCTGGGAGTCATTCGTCGAAGGCAGCGCCGGGGTCGCGGTCCCCAGGCCTCTCCCGACAAGCCCTGGGAGGCTGATGAAGTAGGCGTGCCTCATCAGAGTGACTTGCATCTGTAGGGATTGGGGCTTCGCCCCAACCACCACATATGAATTCTTCTTGAATGAGAAGAGTGTTATCCATCAACCTGCTAGCTGCCATCCCGCTGCGCCAACCGAAGCAGCCCGGCCTGATCGATCTCGGGGATCCCCAGTCGGCGAGCCTGCTCCAGCTTCGATCCGGGAGCCTCGCCGACGACCAGGTAGGAGGTGCGTTGGCTCACACTTCCGCTGACCTTTCCGCCGGCCGCCTCGACCAGGGCCTTCGCCTGCTCGCGCGACAGACCTGGGAGGGTTCCGGTGATGACGAAAGACTTCCCGGCCAGCGGCTTGGGTCCAGCCGGCGAGACGGAGGGCTCCGCCCGCGGCCAGACTCCGGCTTTCCTCAGTTTGGACACCAGCTTGCGGTTGGTCGGGCGCGCAAACCAGTCGGTGATGGCGGCCGCAGTGCTGGGGCCGATGCCCTCGATCTCCTGCAGCCGTTCGGCGGGGGCCTGGGCCAGCTTGTCCAGATCGGCGAACTCCCGCGCCAGATCGGCGGCGACGCTCTCCCCCACCCCGCGGATACCCAGGGCCGTGATCAGCACTCGCAAAGGCCGTGCCCGCGAGGCCTGGATGCCGGCGATGAGATTCTCCGCCCGACGTTCCGCGAAGCCTTCCAACTGGAGCAGGTCGTCCGACTTCAGACTGTATAGGTCGGCCACATCGGCGATCACATCGGCGGCGACCAGCAGCTTGGCGACCTTGATCCCCAGCCCCTCGATGTCCATCACGCCCCGCCCGGCGAAATGTTCCAGATTGCGCACCAGCTGAGCCGGGCAGGCCCCGTTGACGCAATACACGGCGACCTCGCCCTCGATGTGCACCAGCGGCGCCTGGCACGTCGGGCAGCGCCCGGGGGGGCGGAACTTGCGCTCATTCCCTGTCCGCCCCTGTGGCACAGGTCCCACAACATACGGGATCACCTCGCCGGCGCGCTTGACCAGGAGGCGGTCTCCGATCCGGATGTCCTTTTCCTGGATGAAGTCGAAGTTGTGCAAGGTAGCCTGACGCACCGTAACCCCACCCACGACGACAGGTGCCAGGATCGCGGTCGGGGTGATCACCCCGGTGCGCCCGACATTGACCTCAATGCCCAGGAGCTCCGTGGTCACCACCTGGGCTGCGAACTTGAAGGCGATCGCGCCTCGAGGGTCTTTGCCTACGACGCCGAGTCGGGCTGCCAGGCCCAGATCATCGATCTTGATCACCGCGCCGTCGGCTTCATACGGCAGTGACTCGCGGCGGGCCGCCCAGGATCCGGCCAGGCCGATCGCTTCTTCCAAGTCAGCCGCCCGCGCCGTTCCCTGCGCTACCGGGAAGCCGAAGGCCCGCAGCGTGTCGAGCGACCCGCTCTGCGTGGGGGGCACGCCCTCGGACGACTCCAGGATCGAATAACACAGTAGCCGGATCGGCCGGGAAGCGGTCAACGCAGGG includes:
- the ligA gene encoding NAD-dependent DNA ligase LigA; translation: LFVLGATRGDGETGEDITANLRTVRSLPLRIPVDPRGPIPPPRLVVRGEAMIFLKDFEELNRRMEQGGEKAYVNPRNTASGALRQLDPALTASRPIRLLCYSILESSEGVPPTQSGSLDTLRAFGFPVAQGTARAADLEEAIGLAGSWAARRESLPYEADGAVIKIDDLGLAARLGVVGKDPRGAIAFKFAAQVVTTELLGIEVNVGRTGVITPTAILAPVVVGGVTVRQATLHNFDFIQEKDIRIGDRLLVKRAGEVIPYVVGPVPQGRTGNERKFRPPGRCPTCQAPLVHIEGEVAVYCVNGACPAQLVRNLEHFAGRGVMDIEGLGIKVAKLLVAADVIADVADLYSLKSDDLLQLEGFAERRAENLIAGIQASRARPLRVLITALGIRGVGESVAADLAREFADLDKLAQAPAERLQEIEGIGPSTAAAITDWFARPTNRKLVSKLRKAGVWPRAEPSVSPAGPKPLAGKSFVITGTLPGLSREQAKALVEAAGGKVSGSVSQRTSYLVVGEAPGSKLEQARRLGIPEIDQAGLLRLAQRDGS